A section of the Lathamus discolor isolate bLatDis1 chromosome 6, bLatDis1.hap1, whole genome shotgun sequence genome encodes:
- the NTAN1 gene encoding protein N-terminal asparagine amidohydrolase — MPLLVNGQRVDLARPTGEMIRAYPHLEEKAKLLRSQPAQIVEPKGLLYVQQREFAVTTPKDGSVSILGSDDATTCHIVVLRHTGSGATCLTHCDGSDTEAEVSLIMSSVKSFSDTAGCGRLEVHLVGGFNDDRQLSQKLTNQLLRAFDLQPDDVHLVTFCVTELNDREEEDIHFPIIYGIAVNVKTAEIFPATFPEKGPDEDLRSAHVLTGATLTNIYDAKMEQLHIGPYFWRPFPHADFWLQQDDEQILQNLSTSPLAEPPHFVSHIRSTLTFLKEHPFPSRSLFPDRKPRIYKKNEEGLWEQVCSDKI, encoded by the exons ATGCCGCTGCTGGTTAACGGGCAGCGGGTGGACCTGGCGCGGCCCACGGGGGAGATGATCCGCGCCTACCCGCACCTCGAG gaaaaggcaaaacttcTGAGAAGTCAGCCTGCCCAAATTGTGGAGCCCAAAGGTCTTCTCTATGTCCAGCAGAGAGAGTTTGCAGTGACGACCCCTAAAGATG GTTCAGTTTCCATTCTTGGATCAGATGATGCAACTACCTGCCATATAGTTGTGCTCCGACACACAG GCAGTGGAGCCACCTGCTTGACACACTGTGACGGGTCAGACACAGAAGCTGAGGTGTCGCTGATCATGAGTTCAGTAAAATCCTTCTCTGACACCGCAGGATGTGGAAG GCTGGAAGTGCACCTAGTTGGAGGTTTCAATGATGATAGGCAGTTATCACAAAAACTTACTAATCAGCTTCTTA GAGCATTCGATCTCCAGCCAGATGATGTTCATCTAGTGACTTTCTGTGTAACAG AGCTAAATGACAGAGAAGAAGAGGATATTCACTTTCCAATCATTTACGGAATAG CTGTGAATGTCAAAACAGCAGAGATTTTCCCTGCAACCTTCCCAGAAAAAGGGCCAGATGAGGATTTGCGTTCAGCCCACGTATTAACAGGAGCAACG CTGACAAACATCTATGATGCGAAGATGGAACAACTACACATTGGGCCTTATTTCTGGAGGCCATTCCCACATGCGGATTTCTGGTTGCAACAAGATGATGAACAGATTTTACAG AATCTTTCCACATCGCCCCTGGCTGAGCCGCCCCACTTTGTCTCCCACATTAGATCTACACTAACATTTCTAAAAGAACACCCCTTTCCATCTCGCTCCCTGTTTCCTGACAGGAAGCCTCGCATCTACAAAAAAAACGAAGAAGGGTTATGGGAACAGGTTTGTTCTGACAAGATCTAA
- the PDXDC1 gene encoding pyridoxal-dependent decarboxylase domain-containing protein 1 isoform X1 has product MDASLEKMVDPTLAEMGKNLNEAMKMLEDNQRKVEEENEKKYARKDIPGPLQGSGQDMVSILQLVQNLMHGEEEEETSQTYRLQNVGEQGHMALLGHSLAAYISVLDRERLRKLTTRILSDTTLWLCRLFRYENGSAYYHEDDQEGLLKICRLVIHTRYEDYTIEGFNVLYSKQPVIYISSAARTGLGQALCNQLGLPLSCMCHVPCNTMFGSQHQMDVALLDRVIKDDVESGKLPLLLVANAGTPGAGHTDKLGRLKELCEQYNMWLHVEGVNLATLALGYVSSSVLAATKCDSMTLTLGSWLGLPAVPAVTLYRHEDPSLSLAAGLTSSQPVEKLRALPLWLSLQYLGHDGIVERIKHASQLSQRLLENLKNLDFIKTSVEDELSSPVVVFKFFQEYSNRDQTSRAAQASTIQHPIISSERHVYDTFNQWLGEQLAQLVPASGVDVVELEDEGTCVRFSPLMTSAVLGTEIQDIDQLVDCLKMKIPVLTSTLQLREEFEQEVRRTPGLLYIEDLSWPGLGVVRYNYHSDGKNDDKQEKELEKINTELLKKLNELESDLTFSLGPEFGGQKNCVYIGMVTEDLDVSELVETIAATGREIEENSRLLENMTEVVRKGIQEAQLQLQKANEERLLEEGLLRQIPVVGSVLNWFSPFQASPKGRTFNLTAGSLESTESMYISKAQGTGTTPPPTPTCSLTKQRLPGQKVFKRSLRSSDALSETSSVSHCDDLEKTDQRAPALSPNQEQGPLETQKLEEQKEVAKATTTDTEATQSAQPPRDCTEAEEQGSQR; this is encoded by the exons atggTGGACCCTACTTTagcagaaatgggaaagaatCTGAATGAAGCAATGAAGATGCTAGAAGACAATCAAAG AAAAgtggaagaggaaaatgaaaagaagtatGCACGGAAGGATATTCCTGGACCACTCCAAGGCAG TGGCCAGGATATGGTGAGCATACTTCAGTTGGTTCAGAACCTAATGcatggagaggaggaagaggaaaccTCACAGACCTACCG ACTTCAAAACGTTGGTGAACAGGGTCACATGGCTCTACTGGGACATAGTTTGGCTGCTTATATTTCAGTGCTAGACAGGGAAAGACTGAGAAAACTCACAACAAGGATCCTTTCCGATACTACTCtctggctctgcaggctgttCAG GTATGAAAATGGATCAGCATATTATCATGAAGATGATCAAGAAGGTCTCCTAAAAATCTGTCGACTTGTTATTCACACACGCTATGAAGATTATACAATAGAAGGATTTAACGTGCTGTATTCTAAGCAACCTGTCATATACATTAGTTCTGCAGCTAGAACAGGCTTGGGCCAAGCTCTCTGCAATCAG CTAGGGTTACCCCTTTCTTGCATGTGCCATGTGCCTTGTAACACTATGTTTGGATCTCAGCACCAAATG GATGTTGCTTTGTTGGACAGAGTGATTAAAGATGATGTTGAGTCTGGAAAACTGCCTTTGTTGCTTGTTGCAAATGCTG GGACTCCAGGTGCTGGGCACACAGATAAACTTGGCCGACTGAAGGAACTTTGTGAGCAGTATAACATGTGGCTCCATGTAGAAGG tgTGAATTTGGCAACTTTGGCCTTGGGTTATGTCTCCTCTTCTGTACTG GCTGCTACAAAATGTGACAGCATGACTCTTACTCTGGGTTCCTGGCTGGGCCTCCCGGCTGTACCTGCAGTGACACTCTACCGACATGAGGATCCATCTTTG TCCTTAGCAGCTGGGCTGACATCAAGTCAGCCTGTAGAGAAGCTCCGAGCCCTGCCACTGTGGCTCTCCTTGCAGTACCTGGGCCACGATGGGATTGTGGAGAGGATAAAGCATGCCTCACAATTA AGTCAAAGGTTGCTGGAGAACTTGAAAAACCTGGATTTCATTAAAACTTCG gTTGAAGATGAGCTGAGTTCACCAGTGGTGGTTTTCAAGTTCTTCCAAGAATATTCAAATAGAG ATCAAACCTCACGTGCTGCACAGGCCTCAACTATTCAGCACCCCATAATAAGCAGCGAAAGACATGTTTATGACACTTTCAATCAGTGG CTAGGAGAGCAACTGGCACAGCTGGTTCCAGCCAGCGGCGTGGATGTGGTAGAACTGGAAGATGAAGGCACATGTGTGCGTTTTAGCCCACTAATGACTTCTGCAG TTTTAGGAACTGAAATCCAAGATATTGATCAGTTAGTAGACTGCTTAAAAATGAAGATACCAGTATTGACAAGCACACTGCAACTGAGAGAAGAATTTGAACAAGAAGTGAGAAGGACACCAGGGCTGTTGTATATTGAAGATCTCAGCTGGCCAGGATTAGGTGTTGTAAG ATACAATTATCACAGTGATGGGAAGAACGAtgacaaacaagaaaaagaactagaaaaaatcaatacagaacttctgaagaaattaaatgaactGGAGTCGGATCTCACTTTTTCTTTGG GTCCAGAATTCGGAGGGCAGAAGAACTGCGTTTACATTGGCATGGTAACTGAGGATCTGGACGTGTCAGAGTTAGTTGAAACTATCGCAGCAACAGGcagagaaatagaagaaaattcaAGA CTGTTGGAAAACATGACTGAAGTTGTTAGAAAAGGGATACAGGAAGCACAActtcagcttcagaaagcaaatgaagaacGACTCCTGGAAGAG GGACTGCTACGACAGATACCTGTAGTAGGCTCTGTGCTGAACTGGTTTTCTCCATTCCAAGCTTCACCAAAGGGAAGAACATTTAATTTAACAGCAG GCTCTCTGGAATCCACAGAATCTATGTACATATCAAAAGCTCAAGGAACAGGCACTACTCCACCACCAACTCCTACTTGCAGCCTCACAAAGCAAAGACTTCCTG GTCAGAAAGTCTTTAAAAGGTCTCTCAGAAGTTCTGATGCACTCAGTGAGACCAGCTCCGTCAGCCACTGTGATGACCTGGAGAAGACGGACCAGAGAGCCCCAGCTCTGTCCCCTAACCAAGAGCAAGGACCTTTGGAGACACAAAAACTGGAAGAGCAGAAGGAGGTGGCAAAGGCAACAACAACAGACACTGAGGCCACTCAGAGTGCCCAACCGCCACGTGACTGCACAGAGGCAGAGGAACAAGGAAGTCAAAGATAA
- the PDXDC1 gene encoding pyridoxal-dependent decarboxylase domain-containing protein 1 isoform X2: MVDPTLAEMGKNLNEAMKMLEDNQRKVEEENEKKYARKDIPGPLQGSGQDMVSILQLVQNLMHGEEEEETSQTYRLQNVGEQGHMALLGHSLAAYISVLDRERLRKLTTRILSDTTLWLCRLFRYENGSAYYHEDDQEGLLKICRLVIHTRYEDYTIEGFNVLYSKQPVIYISSAARTGLGQALCNQLGLPLSCMCHVPCNTMFGSQHQMDVALLDRVIKDDVESGKLPLLLVANAGTPGAGHTDKLGRLKELCEQYNMWLHVEGVNLATLALGYVSSSVLAATKCDSMTLTLGSWLGLPAVPAVTLYRHEDPSLSLAAGLTSSQPVEKLRALPLWLSLQYLGHDGIVERIKHASQLSQRLLENLKNLDFIKTSVEDELSSPVVVFKFFQEYSNRDQTSRAAQASTIQHPIISSERHVYDTFNQWLGEQLAQLVPASGVDVVELEDEGTCVRFSPLMTSAVLGTEIQDIDQLVDCLKMKIPVLTSTLQLREEFEQEVRRTPGLLYIEDLSWPGLGVVRYNYHSDGKNDDKQEKELEKINTELLKKLNELESDLTFSLGPEFGGQKNCVYIGMVTEDLDVSELVETIAATGREIEENSRLLENMTEVVRKGIQEAQLQLQKANEERLLEEGLLRQIPVVGSVLNWFSPFQASPKGRTFNLTAGSLESTESMYISKAQGTGTTPPPTPTCSLTKQRLPGQKVFKRSLRSSDALSETSSVSHCDDLEKTDQRAPALSPNQEQGPLETQKLEEQKEVAKATTTDTEATQSAQPPRDCTEAEEQGSQR; this comes from the exons atggTGGACCCTACTTTagcagaaatgggaaagaatCTGAATGAAGCAATGAAGATGCTAGAAGACAATCAAAG AAAAgtggaagaggaaaatgaaaagaagtatGCACGGAAGGATATTCCTGGACCACTCCAAGGCAG TGGCCAGGATATGGTGAGCATACTTCAGTTGGTTCAGAACCTAATGcatggagaggaggaagaggaaaccTCACAGACCTACCG ACTTCAAAACGTTGGTGAACAGGGTCACATGGCTCTACTGGGACATAGTTTGGCTGCTTATATTTCAGTGCTAGACAGGGAAAGACTGAGAAAACTCACAACAAGGATCCTTTCCGATACTACTCtctggctctgcaggctgttCAG GTATGAAAATGGATCAGCATATTATCATGAAGATGATCAAGAAGGTCTCCTAAAAATCTGTCGACTTGTTATTCACACACGCTATGAAGATTATACAATAGAAGGATTTAACGTGCTGTATTCTAAGCAACCTGTCATATACATTAGTTCTGCAGCTAGAACAGGCTTGGGCCAAGCTCTCTGCAATCAG CTAGGGTTACCCCTTTCTTGCATGTGCCATGTGCCTTGTAACACTATGTTTGGATCTCAGCACCAAATG GATGTTGCTTTGTTGGACAGAGTGATTAAAGATGATGTTGAGTCTGGAAAACTGCCTTTGTTGCTTGTTGCAAATGCTG GGACTCCAGGTGCTGGGCACACAGATAAACTTGGCCGACTGAAGGAACTTTGTGAGCAGTATAACATGTGGCTCCATGTAGAAGG tgTGAATTTGGCAACTTTGGCCTTGGGTTATGTCTCCTCTTCTGTACTG GCTGCTACAAAATGTGACAGCATGACTCTTACTCTGGGTTCCTGGCTGGGCCTCCCGGCTGTACCTGCAGTGACACTCTACCGACATGAGGATCCATCTTTG TCCTTAGCAGCTGGGCTGACATCAAGTCAGCCTGTAGAGAAGCTCCGAGCCCTGCCACTGTGGCTCTCCTTGCAGTACCTGGGCCACGATGGGATTGTGGAGAGGATAAAGCATGCCTCACAATTA AGTCAAAGGTTGCTGGAGAACTTGAAAAACCTGGATTTCATTAAAACTTCG gTTGAAGATGAGCTGAGTTCACCAGTGGTGGTTTTCAAGTTCTTCCAAGAATATTCAAATAGAG ATCAAACCTCACGTGCTGCACAGGCCTCAACTATTCAGCACCCCATAATAAGCAGCGAAAGACATGTTTATGACACTTTCAATCAGTGG CTAGGAGAGCAACTGGCACAGCTGGTTCCAGCCAGCGGCGTGGATGTGGTAGAACTGGAAGATGAAGGCACATGTGTGCGTTTTAGCCCACTAATGACTTCTGCAG TTTTAGGAACTGAAATCCAAGATATTGATCAGTTAGTAGACTGCTTAAAAATGAAGATACCAGTATTGACAAGCACACTGCAACTGAGAGAAGAATTTGAACAAGAAGTGAGAAGGACACCAGGGCTGTTGTATATTGAAGATCTCAGCTGGCCAGGATTAGGTGTTGTAAG ATACAATTATCACAGTGATGGGAAGAACGAtgacaaacaagaaaaagaactagaaaaaatcaatacagaacttctgaagaaattaaatgaactGGAGTCGGATCTCACTTTTTCTTTGG GTCCAGAATTCGGAGGGCAGAAGAACTGCGTTTACATTGGCATGGTAACTGAGGATCTGGACGTGTCAGAGTTAGTTGAAACTATCGCAGCAACAGGcagagaaatagaagaaaattcaAGA CTGTTGGAAAACATGACTGAAGTTGTTAGAAAAGGGATACAGGAAGCACAActtcagcttcagaaagcaaatgaagaacGACTCCTGGAAGAG GGACTGCTACGACAGATACCTGTAGTAGGCTCTGTGCTGAACTGGTTTTCTCCATTCCAAGCTTCACCAAAGGGAAGAACATTTAATTTAACAGCAG GCTCTCTGGAATCCACAGAATCTATGTACATATCAAAAGCTCAAGGAACAGGCACTACTCCACCACCAACTCCTACTTGCAGCCTCACAAAGCAAAGACTTCCTG GTCAGAAAGTCTTTAAAAGGTCTCTCAGAAGTTCTGATGCACTCAGTGAGACCAGCTCCGTCAGCCACTGTGATGACCTGGAGAAGACGGACCAGAGAGCCCCAGCTCTGTCCCCTAACCAAGAGCAAGGACCTTTGGAGACACAAAAACTGGAAGAGCAGAAGGAGGTGGCAAAGGCAACAACAACAGACACTGAGGCCACTCAGAGTGCCCAACCGCCACGTGACTGCACAGAGGCAGAGGAACAAGGAAGTCAAAGATAA